A single Lolium perenne isolate Kyuss_39 chromosome 6, Kyuss_2.0, whole genome shotgun sequence DNA region contains:
- the LOC139832400 gene encoding uncharacterized protein: protein MSAISHNCRGLGGAATVKEIRDLVRRYAPTLLCVQETQLQKAHVEGLARSIGFDKCFAVSSHGRSGGLALFWNNNISIEILPYSQYHIDAIVKELGKEPWRLTTVYGEAQVAERFKTWDMLKFIRSLSPYPWVCLGDFNEVLHRHEHCGVQERSHAQIAGFRDAVDVCGLQDLGYEGTKWTYEKKVAGGSYCQVRLDRALASPEWCDRFPHAMVRHLTAATSDHCPILLTWDDTGRLTRKKGGVRPFRYEVMWERHEEFEPALKDIWNQQGKARERKEIFSLREDLKRMREDPVRVGPNQAELKIVDRLVELDSREEVMWRQRSRVQWLAEGDKNTRFFHLRASQRKRRNKISQLRKSDGEITDDPIAMASATNEFYRDLYRSEGTEEMEVANPEELGQFRPISLCNVIYKIASKRNRAVKHRFCALKLDMRKAYDRVEWGYLRAIMMKLGFHSRWVDMVMRMNPETLSARILKSVYYPSSSFMQAGLGSQPSKDVSLNQRKERIMVRGDGSYFRSARKK, encoded by the exons ATGAGTGCAATAAGTCACAACTGTCGGGGTTTGGGCGGCGCCGCGACAGTAAAAGAAATCCGCGATCTTGTGCGGAGATACGCCCCCACGTTGCTGTGTGTCCAAGAAACCCAGTTGCAGAAGGCGCACGTGGAAGGTTTAGCTCGTTCTATAGGTTTTGATAAATGTTTCGCTGTTAGTAGTCATGGCCGCAGTGGTGGTCTTGCTTTATTTTGGAACAATAATATATCTATAGAAATTTTACCGTATTCGCAGTATCATATTGATGCTATTGTGAAGGAACTGGGGAAAGAACCGTGGCGATTGACGACGGTATATGGCGAGGCCCAGGTGGCTGAACGGTTTAAAACCTGGGATATGCTCAAATTTATTCGATCATTGTCACCATACCCGTGGGTATGCTTGGGTGATTTCAATGAGGTACTGCATCGCCATGAACATTGTGGTGTGCAGGAGAGGAGCCACGCACAGATTGCGGGCTTCCGAGACGCAGTGGATGTCTGCGGTTTGCAAGATCTTGGCTATGAAGGGACGAAATGGACGTATGAGAAGAAGGTAGCAGGCGGCTCCTACTGTCAAGTGCGGCTTGATCGTGCCTTGGCATCGCCGGAGTGGTGTGACCGTTTTCCCCATGCGATGGTGCGCCATCTTACGGCAGCAACGTCAGATCATTGTCCTATCCTTCTGACATGGGATGATACGGGGCGTTTGACGCGAAAGAAGGGAGGAGTGAGGCCCTTCCGATACGAGGTCATGTGGGAGAGACATGAAGAATTTGAACCTGCTCTGAAGGATATATGGAACCAGCAGGGAAAGGCAAGGGAAAG GAAGGAAATTTTCAGTTTGCGAGAGGATCTAAAACGTATGCGAGAAGATCCTGTGCGTGTTGGACCAAACCAAGCGGAATTAAAAATTGTTGATCGCTTGGTTGAGCTAGATAGCCGCGAGGAGGTCATGTGGAGGCAGCGCTCACGGGTGCAATGGCTAGCGGAAGGCGACAAGAATACGAGGTTCTTTCATTTAAGAGCTAGTCAGAGAAAGCGGAGGAATAAAATTAGTCAGCTTCGAAAATCTGATGGAGAAATTACTGATGATCCAATTGCCATGGCCAGTGCTACTAATGAGTTCTATCGTGATTTATACAGGTCGGAGGGAACTGAGGAGATGGAG GTTGCCAACCCAGAGGAACTTGGTCAATTTCGACCGATCAGTCTGTGCAACGTTATATATAAGATCGCATCTAAG AGGAACAGAGCGGTGAAGCACCGTTTTTGTGCGCTCAAGCTAGATATGCGGAAGGCGTATGATCGAGTGGAGTGGGGATACCTACGAGCAATCATGATGAAGCTAGGTTTCCACTCGAGATGGGTTGACATGGTGATGAGAATG AACCCAGAAACATTGAGTGCAAGGATCCTGAAGTCTGTCTACTATCCTTCGAGCAGTTTCATGCAGGCTGGCCTGGGTTCTCAACCATCTAAG GATGTTAGTCTCAAccagagaaaggagagaatcatgGTTAGAGGAGACGGCAGCTACTTCAGATCAGCAAGGAAGAAGTAA